One genomic window of Pelmatolapia mariae isolate MD_Pm_ZW linkage group LG5, Pm_UMD_F_2, whole genome shotgun sequence includes the following:
- the si:ch211-112f3.4 gene encoding EF-hand and coiled-coil domain-containing protein 1: MCTSPAMQRVQPSPRAARKSEWLRSALAHHHCSDPGVENEIVVLATGIDQYLQEVFHHLAFPSRDDTVSAKDFTALCAVLGLNRAEVGKRTANVTETAGAGEREEEDEEFRDICSGLPSQLSFKEFHSRLCGYFRVRSARRGTGECALRLPVSEDTELVERQIRLRWPRVRRRKCVSFDLTKDQNGPVNTSVKGRTSEHREPASTPDEVAALRELVEDLRSALQGSDARCLALEVALRQERSSTLPSASCYNPTVSKPKTSITFIQGKLVPTQRIKGQLSSAAGDSARRVARKRDIRDPLLRELKLIRSSRDGQLEEAIRFNKHLEEELQWAYQEVRKLQGVEAALRKENTQIRKRAEEAREALSSGLQQVRLIQEQARSVPQLQSRITQLETELHRYRTSCTCVPSPASQQNHPEDICSKTDAECLQRAVEGRAASDEEEEDSRMREEEQRCLMEVKRHIGRMHGCSKGCQDHVVHHLLSQSQMYDRNLSSTSKDNRGHFCRKGPNQEQPQGGFKQTSPEEEEERTQEENEKTRLSLLEGKLTDSLALLLQLRNKNMSSRGLGKMVMDTLDVCSRGGADPAGR; encoded by the exons ATGTGCACTTCACCGGCCATGCAGCGCGTACAGCCCTCACCGCGTGCAGCGCGTAAAAGCGAGTGGCTCCGGAGCGCCCTGGCACACCACCACTGCTCCGATCCTGGAGTGGAGAACGAAATCGTTGTCTTGGCCACTGGAATAGACCAATATCTGCAAGAAGTCTTCCACCACCTGGCCTTCCCTAGCCGGGACGATACTGTGTCGGCGAAAGATTTCACTGCGCTCTGTGCCGTTCTGGGACTGAACAGAGCTGAGGTGGGAAAGAGAACTGCGAACGTAACGGAAACAGCGGGAGCTGGAGAACGagaagaggaagatgaagagTTTAGAGATATATGCTCTGGGCTTCCCAGCCAGCTCTCTTTCAAAGAATTTCACTCACGGCTCTGTGGGTATTTCCGTGTGCGCAGTGCGCGTAGAGGTACCGGGGAGTGTGCCTTGCGTCTGCCCGTTAGCGAGGATACAGAGCTGGTAGAGAGGCAGATCCGGCTTCGGTGGCCGCGAGTTAGGCGGCGAAAGTGTGTCAGTTTTGATCTGACAAAGGACCAGAATGGACCAGTCAACACATCTGTGAAAGGTCGGACCTCAGAGCACCGTGAACCAG CTTCTACTCCAGATGAGGTGGCAGCTCTAAGGGAGCTGGTGGAGGACCTCCGCTCAGCGCTGCAGGGGAGCGATGCCCGCTGCCTGGCTCTGGAGGTGGCGCTCCGACAGGAGAGGAGCAGCACCCTCCCTTCTGCATCCTGCTACAACCCTACGGTTTCAAAGCCTAAGACTTCCATCACATTTATCCAGGGAAAACTAGTTCCAACTCAAAGAATTAAAGGACAGCTAAGCAGTGCTGCAGGAGACTCAGCAAGGAGAGTGGCAAGGAAACGAGATATCAGAGACCCACTTCTAAGGGAGCTGAAGctgatccgctcctcacgtgatGGGCAGCTGGAGGAGGCCATCAGATTCAATAAGCATCTGGAGGAGGAGCTGCAGTGGGCGTACCAGGAGGTGCGCAAGTTGCAGGGGgtggaggctgcactgaggaAGGAGAACACTCAGATCAG GAAGCGGGCAGAGGAGGCCAGGGAGGCTCTGAGCTCAGGGCTGCAGCAGGTTCGGCTGATCCAGGAACAGGCCCGGTCTGTGCCCCAACTCCAGTCCAGGATCACCCAGCTTGAGACTGAGCTGCACAGATACAG AACCAGCTGCACGTGTGTCCCCAGCCCTGCAAGTCAACAGAACCACCCTGAAGACATTTGCAGCAAAACAG ATGCTGAGTGTCTACAGAGGGCAGTGGAGGGAAGAGCTGCatctgatgaagaggaggaggacagtaGGATGAGAGAGGAAGAACAGCGCTGCCTGATGGAGGTGAAGAGGCACATTGGACGAATGCATGGCTGTAGCAAAGG ATGTCAGGACCATGTGGTCCATCACCTTCTCTCTCAGAGTCAAATGTATGACAGAAACCTCAGCAGCACTTCTAAAGACAACAGGGGGCACTTCTGTCGGAAAGGACCAAACCAAGAGCAGCCGCAGGGAGGCTTTAAACAAACG AGtcctgaggaagaggaggaaaggacacaagaggaaaatgagaaaacacGTCTGTCTTTGTTGGAGGGCAAACTCACTGATTCACTGGCATTGCTGCTGCAGCTACGTAACAAG aACATGTCCAGCAGGGGGCTGGGGAAGATGGTGATGGATACTTTGGATGTGTGCAGCAGGGGTGGAGCTG ATCCTGCAGGTCGCTGA